The Pseudomonadales bacterium genome contains a region encoding:
- a CDS encoding PaaI family thioesterase yields MTKWKQALNAAVSGNVLPHMMPPHIHFLSLPPITAWQDNSISIEWQASEDVYQGGGMVFGGYLSALADYAAGTAMLTTIADDDLFATHKLEIDYKKPVKAGMVLITATVTHKADKFVDVEVRFENQQGQLCAIATVHQTVLAATA; encoded by the coding sequence ATGACTAAATGGAAACAAGCGCTAAACGCCGCGGTATCAGGAAATGTATTACCACATATGATGCCGCCGCATATACACTTTTTATCTTTACCGCCAATCACCGCATGGCAAGATAATTCGATAAGCATCGAATGGCAGGCCAGTGAAGATGTGTATCAAGGAGGCGGTATGGTATTTGGCGGCTATCTTTCAGCGCTGGCGGATTATGCGGCGGGCACCGCCATGTTAACGACCATTGCAGATGATGATCTGTTTGCAACCCATAAGCTTGAGATTGATTATAAAAAGCCGGTTAAGGCGGGTATGGTGTTGATTACGGCGACAGTGACTCATAAAGCAGATAAGTTTGTTGATGTTGAGGTACGCTTTGAAAATCAACAAGGTCAGCTCTGCGCTATCGCGACGGTGCACCAAACTGTGTTAGCTGCTACTGCATAA
- a CDS encoding PhzF family phenazine biosynthesis protein yields the protein MQLAIYQVDAFAEQAFEGNPAAVIPLDYWLPDATLQAIAEENNLAETAFVLVEADSVAIRWFTPNCEVKLCGHATLAAAYVLFHYLNYAGEQIRFQSLSGELVVSRHGERFSLDFPVQPLQPCDAPEPLCLGLGVSPSQCFVGEDFLVVLDSEQQLASLQPQHDYLRQLPQRGVIVTAPAEDYDFVLRFFAPKAAIDEDSVTGSAFTQLAPYWASVLAKHTLSAKQISTRGGKVYCELRDQRVLISGCAVPYLSGHIVIDQRWL from the coding sequence ATGCAGCTGGCGATATATCAAGTTGATGCGTTTGCTGAGCAAGCGTTTGAGGGCAACCCTGCGGCAGTTATACCGCTAGACTATTGGCTGCCCGATGCAACGCTGCAGGCTATTGCAGAAGAAAATAATCTTGCTGAAACCGCGTTTGTGCTGGTTGAGGCTGACAGCGTAGCGATTCGCTGGTTTACCCCAAATTGTGAAGTGAAGCTCTGTGGTCACGCCACGCTTGCGGCAGCGTATGTGTTATTCCACTATTTAAACTATGCGGGTGAGCAGATACGTTTTCAATCACTGTCGGGCGAGTTGGTCGTCAGCCGACACGGTGAACGCTTTAGCTTGGATTTTCCGGTGCAGCCATTACAGCCATGCGATGCCCCTGAGCCGCTATGCTTGGGTTTGGGTGTTTCACCGAGTCAGTGTTTTGTGGGTGAGGACTTTTTAGTGGTACTCGATAGCGAACAGCAGTTAGCCAGCCTTCAGCCACAGCATGATTATTTGCGCCAGCTACCGCAGCGTGGTGTGATTGTGACGGCGCCTGCTGAGGACTATGATTTTGTACTGCGTTTTTTTGCACCGAAAGCGGCGATAGACGAAGACTCGGTCACCGGTTCTGCATTTACCCAGCTAGCACCGTATTGGGCAAGTGTGTTAGCCAAGCATACTCTCAGTGCTAAGCAAATATCGACGCGTGGTGGTAAAGTATATTGTGAGCTGCGTGATCAGCGGGTGCTAATATCAGGCTGTGCGGTGCCTTATCTGAGCGGGCATATTGTTATTGATCAGCGCTGGCTTTAG
- the yhjD gene encoding inner membrane protein YhjD, with protein sequence MVTSMIRQLQTLPTFQHLLRAVARFDDRMGSQFGAAITYFSFLSLIPILMVLFAAAGFVLAANEALLTQLIDTIAQSVTDPHLADTFKNAVQTAVDQRTTVGLSGLAIAAYSGVSWMANLRQAVRAQTRDSWSRQAGDKEPWLRQSVKDLIALSGLIAALILTVMLTSVAGSAQALVVDALGLAEIAWLAPALTLIALSISLAANFLMFLWIFWVLPRRKFDRWALCKGTLLAAIGFELIKFAMTFLLPRLASSPSGAAFGSIIGLMAFFYLFSRLILFCAAWIATADAPQTQE encoded by the coding sequence ATGGTAACTTCGATGATACGGCAGCTGCAGACGCTGCCAACATTTCAACACTTACTGCGCGCTGTTGCGCGCTTTGATGATCGCATGGGCAGTCAATTTGGTGCTGCAATCACCTATTTTTCGTTTTTATCGCTGATTCCTATTTTAATGGTATTGTTTGCGGCTGCAGGCTTTGTGTTGGCTGCCAATGAAGCGCTGCTGACACAGCTGATTGATACGATTGCGCAAAGTGTAACCGATCCGCATCTGGCCGACACCTTTAAAAATGCCGTGCAAACCGCCGTGGATCAGCGCACTACAGTGGGTTTGAGTGGCTTGGCTATTGCTGCATATTCGGGTGTGAGCTGGATGGCTAACTTGCGTCAGGCGGTACGCGCGCAAACACGCGATAGCTGGTCGCGGCAGGCGGGTGATAAAGAGCCATGGCTGCGGCAAAGCGTGAAAGATCTGATCGCCTTGTCAGGATTGATAGCGGCGTTAATTTTAACAGTGATGCTGACTTCGGTGGCAGGCTCAGCTCAGGCTCTTGTGGTAGACGCATTGGGGCTGGCAGAGATTGCTTGGCTGGCGCCGGCTTTGACGCTAATCGCTTTAAGTATCTCTTTAGCGGCCAATTTTTTAATGTTTTTGTGGATTTTTTGGGTCTTGCCAAGACGTAAATTTGATCGCTGGGCCTTATGCAAAGGCACGCTGTTAGCGGCGATAGGGTTTGAGCTGATTAAGTTTGCCATGACATTTTTATTGCCGCGGCTTGCCAGCTCGCCATCGGGGGCTGCTTTTGGCTCGATTATTGGTTTAATGGCCTTCTTTTACTTATTTTCACGTCTGATACTGTTCTGCGCGGCTTGGATTGCAACCGCCGACGCGCCGCAAACGCAAGAATAG
- a CDS encoding STAS/SEC14 domain-containing protein: protein MMEFLEIGIDNAIAISISSKITESDMALALNQARAKAEAHEHIVFFVQLNHFKGVEVAAIIEELKYLFDVGTSNISKYALLTDTQWFKKILSIEDKIFKNIDIKCFPLEEKDAAIEFLKTHDSESQ from the coding sequence ATGATGGAATTTTTAGAAATCGGCATCGACAATGCAATTGCTATATCCATATCAAGCAAGATTACAGAAAGTGATATGGCATTAGCTCTCAATCAAGCTCGCGCCAAAGCTGAAGCGCATGAGCATATTGTATTTTTCGTGCAACTGAATCATTTCAAAGGAGTGGAAGTTGCTGCAATTATTGAAGAGTTAAAATACCTATTTGATGTAGGCACATCGAATATTTCAAAGTATGCGCTATTAACCGATACACAATGGTTTAAAAAGATACTCAGTATTGAAGATAAAATTTTCAAAAATATTGATATCAAATGCTTTCCACTTGAAGAGAAAGATGCGGCCATAGAATTTCTAAAAACCCATGACAGTGAAAGCCAGTAG